GCTCTATCCTCCTCGATCGATACCCTATCAGCGTGTAAACCATGTTTGCGGTTTAGGGTGTAAAGGATGAATGCGGTCTGTACCGTCTCACCGACTCCCCCTCCAGGGGGGAGTGATTCGAGGCCAGCAAAAGGCTTCCAGTAGAACTCTATCACTCCCCCCTTGAGGGGGAGTCGGTGAGACAAGGGCTTCGCCCGCAGTCGAACCGGTGGGGGGGACGGAATCGGCGAGACCGCCACATAGGAGCTTCAGCCCGCGGTTGAGCCGGTGGGGGGGACGCGGCGCTGCGTATGTGGCGGCAGCGGGTGATGGTGGCGTGAGGGGGCGTTTCGTTGGGGAAGCAATGCGTTCCGGAACGGGTGCTTACTATTCGCCGCATTCGCGGCTGGGTGGGTGCTGAACCCATACGACCCCGGGTTGCCACCCGGGGCTACCCTGGGCCGCAGCTACGCAGCTCTATAAGGATGGCTCGTAGGCGGCGTCTTGCTAGGTAACCCACGTCAACCGCAGCATTAGCAGCTCTCCCCGAACCCACAACACTGCAAGAGGAAACGTGCTTTTCTATTCAGAATATGTCCCGGGCCACAGCCCGGGGGAAGCCATCGGAAAACGTCACGTAGGGGAGTTAAGCCGCGAACGCGGCGGCAGCAAATACCGGTGAACCAACCTCAAGCGCAAGCCCGTTACTCATCTGCAAATAGGCCGCATGAGCCAGCTTCCTTACCAGCCGCGAATGCGGCGACAGCACTTAGCCGTGGGCGTCAGCCCATGGGGCGCGACCCGGATTCATGCCCGGGGCGAGCCATTGGGTTGGGTTAGCGTTAGCTTCGAGCCAGCCGGGCGGGGGTGTCCAGGAGCACGCCTCGCAACACCCCGCAGCCTCTCCTGAACGACGCCAACCACGTCCCACCGACCACCCTTTCGTCAGGTCATCTTCCCATATCCGGCGGGCTGCTACGAGATTCTGTAGAGAGATCCGGAATGCTGTAGTTGCCCGAGCGTTCGGGGACAATGTCCCGGTTGTCCAATCGGCAATAGTCCTGTCTTTTCTCCAACGATTGTGGTACTTTGCAAGAAATTTTTTTCCCGTCTTACAATGGCAGGCGAATTGCACCATAGTCATTAGTTGAAATTGAGCGGTATCGAATCCGATCCCGACTCGAATAGATTATTGGTCTAAACCCTTTCAACCTGATTGTCCGACTCACCCCATTCGGAGGTAACGAACCCCATGAGGTCTCTACTTTCCAACAAGGCTTTTCTGATCCTGACCTTGATTCCGGCGCTGGTCGCGGGCCTGTCATTCAACCCGGCCCTGCTGGAAGCTCAGGTCCAGTTGTCCGGATTCCGCGGAACCGTTACCGATCCCAGCGGCGCCGCCATCGTCAACGCCGAAGTCACGGCCACCAACGAGGCCAGCGGAATCTCTCGTACCACGGTGACCACAGAGGTGGGCGACTATGAATTGAGAGGACTGGACAACGGCACCTACACCATTGCAGTGACGCTGCCCGGCTTCAAGCGCTACGTCAACACCGGAGTGGTGGTCTATGCGGGCGACGTCCGCCGCGTGGACGTGGAGCTGGAAATCGGCGAGCAGGCCACCGAGATCACGGTTTCGGAGGAAGGGGCCACCATCGACACCGATACGTCGGTCATCAAGCACCGCCTCGGAAATCAGGAGGTCTACGGGGCCAACATCGGGGCCGCCCTCATTTACAATATCTACCAGAACCCCGGTACCGAGGCTCGCGCCCAGGTGCACGGCGGCTTCGCCAACAACCTGAGCGAGGAGCAGGACGGAATCCCCACCAACGCCTACGGTTCTTTCCGGGCCACCCAGGAGACCCTGCAGGAAGTCCACCAGGTCGACTTCAACGCCGCCGCAGAGTATCGGGTGCCGACCAACGTCTTCGGCATCGGCAAGCAGGGAACCAACCAGTTTCACGGCGAGATCTTCGGGGAGTTTCGCAATCCGGCTCTCAATGCCCTGCCTTCCGGCAATTCAGGTCCCAGGCCGCCTTCCAAGACGTCCAAGCGATGGTCTTACGAGGCCAGCGGCCCCGTCTGGGTCCCCAAGATCTATGACGGCCGCAACAGGACCTTCTTCCACTTTCTCTATCAGCCGGCCTCCAGGGAGAACCCGGTGTTCAATACGGGCCGGGTTGTGCCCACCGCGGCGATGCGGGCCGGCGACCTCAACGAGTTCATTGCCTTCTCCAACTGCGTGTTCCCCAGCGCCGCCAATCCCAACCCCACCGTGCCCTGCCCCACCAACCCCTACAACGTGGTCAACGGGATTCAGCAGCCCTTCCCGGGAAACATTGTGCCGGAGAGCATGATCAGCCCCATTGCCCGAAGAGTCTTGGACAACACTGGCGTTCTGCCTTTGCCCAACTATGGACCACCGGGGGCGTTGTTCGATAACTTCCGCTACATTTCCTACAATGCATCCGACAACAACTGGCAGAAGTACACCTTCGACCACGCCATCAGCGAAACCAACACGCTGACCATCGCCCACTACCGCTATAACAACGTCTCTCCCGAAGGCCGCGGCGACCCCTTTCCGAACGCGGGCTTCGTGGAAAGGGGAAACACCCGGGCCATCAGCATTTCCAACAGCCACACCTTTGGCGCCAACGTGGTCAACGAATTCCAGTACGCCTGGAACCGGCAGCAGTCGGTCTGGGCCGTCGGGGACGTGCAGGGGCGGGATTACCTGACCCAGATCCTGGGAGTCACCGAGTTGGGCGGCCGCGTCCTGCGGGAAGGGGTGGGAACTCCCCACATCAAGGTGCGCACCCTGGGGCGGCAGCTCAGCTCCCATCTGGGGTCCTTCAACCCATTGCCCTCCACCCTCATCGGGTCGCTCTTTTCGGGTGAGACCGACTACGAGGATGGCGAGGTCCAGCAGTGGAGAAACAACATCTCCGTCAACCGGGGAACCCACCTCTTCAAGACCGGGTTCGAGTACCGCCACCAGTCCCCGCACATGTTCAGCACCATCAGCATCCCGGCGCCGTTCGGGATCTTCGACTTCAACGGAAGGTTTACCGGCTACGATTTTGGAGATCTCCTTCTGGGATTGCCCTTCACGACCCAGATTGACGGCGTCCGCCCCAGGGCCGAGGCCCGCCACAACGAGTTCGGGTTCTACTTCCAGGATGACTGGAAGGTGACGCCCAGGCTCACCATCACGCCGGG
The Acidobacteriota bacterium DNA segment above includes these coding regions:
- a CDS encoding TonB-dependent receptor, which codes for MRSLLSNKAFLILTLIPALVAGLSFNPALLEAQVQLSGFRGTVTDPSGAAIVNAEVTATNEASGISRTTVTTEVGDYELRGLDNGTYTIAVTLPGFKRYVNTGVVVYAGDVRRVDVELEIGEQATEITVSEEGATIDTDTSVIKHRLGNQEVYGANIGAALIYNIYQNPGTEARAQVHGGFANNLSEEQDGIPTNAYGSFRATQETLQEVHQVDFNAAAEYRVPTNVFGIGKQGTNQFHGEIFGEFRNPALNALPSGNSGPRPPSKTSKRWSYEASGPVWVPKIYDGRNRTFFHFLYQPASRENPVFNTGRVVPTAAMRAGDLNEFIAFSNCVFPSAANPNPTVPCPTNPYNVVNGIQQPFPGNIVPESMISPIARRVLDNTGVLPLPNYGPPGALFDNFRYISYNASDNNWQKYTFDHAISETNTLTIAHYRYNNVSPEGRGDPFPNAGFVERGNTRAISISNSHTFGANVVNEFQYAWNRQQSVWAVGDVQGRDYLTQILGVTELGGRVLREGVGTPHIKVRTLGRQLSSHLGSFNPLPSTLIGSLFSGETDYEDGEVQQWRNNISVNRGTHLFKTGFEYRHQSPHMFSTISIPAPFGIFDFNGRFTGYDFGDLLLGLPFTTQIDGVRPRAEARHNEFGFYFQDDWKVTPRLTITPGIRFQHYGVPSEVLGDTIYNFDLATARVVVPNDRSTQAIAPNFPIEVVTAGEAGYPSGLRNFKSVLVDPRLGLAFRATDSLVIRGGYGVFHVPFVKSTAWAIANVFGEFDRAGILAGHVWGPYQFSELFQDNEIVNGVPNFTWERPFPAGQVGPTSLTSADVDLRKNNWPYDQQWNITLEKEFGLGWSGRASWVGSRGVSWPYIEDLQAIRPGSSYQPFDPSKFANVHALQLGGNSKYNALQLELTRQFSSGIYFRGWFNWSKSLNDVQGGLFGSSSGFFQSSAGQRHNDYGWQAGVPDLTSRWLAVVPLPFGKGQQFASGASTWLHHLIGDWTLVPQFRTGGRGRFIPVFSGGNHPALKLRGDGARPDLVGGCNPNDTGFEGRGQLWNRGCFALPPESRYGTAPRGALRHPNRWDLNINIFKEWKLIPALEQSPYFKLEAYISNLLNHANSGGASTNVADPNFGIVRSGGGNRGITLRARLGF